From the genome of Rhinoderma darwinii isolate aRhiDar2 chromosome 1, aRhiDar2.hap1, whole genome shotgun sequence:
ctccctgtgtaaacagggagatgagctgccaacatgataataaggtatggggacgagcgccgatcaacgatgtcttgatTGGCGCTCACtgcatcggggattccgctccttcaaggagctaaagtggggctagcacatagcagagcagggagatacctccctgctctgctatagtggcgtcgctacagtagtagcagccgcagcagcagcagttgctagcggcgccatcggccatggaaggtgtcgccgggccagtgcgcttttaacaagcaggggaagggagccagcgcagtgctccctccacctgctgtacaccccggccctgccacacagtgtataaacttgcctccagcgtacagccattcgtccgaatggcataaactcctcttcctcacatgcactctgcgctgtgaggagatagagcgcaagcgacggtagacccggccatcactcgggacacattccggtgatggccgtgtattacccggccccatagacttctatgggagccgggcggccgggtacccggccgaaaatagggcatgtcccattttttgatgcccggttttcccggcccgtcaaaaaatcggtcgtgtgaatagccccattaggggtctattgttcctaatgcagccgggtgacggacgatttatgaacggccgtcacccggccgggaaaccctgttgcgtgaataaggcctaaattcaGTTGATTTAACCAAATGAAGTTCAAACATTGAGGCTATGTTTTGCACTTTTATTTACCGAGGTGGCAGTTTTCAAGTCCTTTTTGATGTGTCTTTTATACGGTTTATTCTCACTTGTAAATAAATGCTGCATACAACACCGGATTATTCTTAAACAAAACACATGAAGTTCTCAAAGCAGCGAAGCCAACCGCCACATGTGCACATATCCTTAAGCGTTAACCGCATAGTTGCGGGAAATTTGAGGGGAAAATATTTCCACATTGTTCTAGCCATTTTCTTAACATGACACAAAAAACACACGAGTGAAATTCCCTTATGTAATTTCCTCAGCACTGGTGACCGCCTCACCTCAGCGGCGCTGCACTTGTCCAGCTATGTGTCTGTCAATAAAGTTATTGTAATGCGCGGACGATCCGGCAGCTGCTCCTCCCCGGTGTCACGTTGCAGCTGCTGACATGGCGGTCCCGGGGAAGGCGGAGGGGGAAGCGGCTGCGTGCGGTGTCCCTCTCCTCCTTCCCGGGTCCTCCATGTCTCTACGGTTTGTCTTCCTGTTTTTGAGCTTGGCATGTCTCGCTGGCCATTCGGAGGCGCTCACCGAGGGACTGTACTGCGGCCAGCAGGTGTGCTACGATGTTCTGGGGGTGAGCAGAGAAGCCGAGAAGCCGGACATTGCACGGGCATACCGGCAGCTGGCCAGGAAGTATCACCCGGACCGGTACCGCACGTCTGAGGACAAAGAGACCGCGCATAAACACTTTCTGCTAGTGGCCACAGCTTACGAGACCCTGAAGGTAACGCGGCAGCGCTGCACAGCACACTAGAGCCTATAGAAAAACTGATCCTCCGGTTTATATACGGACAATAGTAACCGTATATGATCCTAGGGTGTACAGATGAGGCAGTACCGACTCTGTCCAGTGGGCCATCATTGCGGTATATGTAGTCGTTTCTCACTGTGAATAGTCCTCTATACTGTTTGGAAGTCTTGGGATTTCTAGGCAGCGCATGATAAAGTTTGGGCAGCTTTCTATGGAATGAATACACCTCTGCAGAGAACTCAAGGTGTCCTCACAGGGTCTTGCCCCTGTACTTTGTTCACTCCTGAGTTCTGGAGCATAGAAATGgaagatatattttattttactgctgtgGTTAGATACTTAGTGGTATACGGTGCTTGTTAATCTCCCCATCTGTCCCTCATTGGTCCTGCAATTTGATTTTGGTCCAAGCTCACAGACTTCACCAATGTGACCTGACTTGTAGATCACTTTTGGCTGGATTCCTACATTGCTATGCCAGTTGTCCTGATCAGGGCTGACTCATTGGAAGAGCTTAGGCTCCAGACATGACTAGCCGAGCTTGAATGTGTTGGCCACTTCTTATTGGTCGGTGACTGTGAGCTTTTGCCCTCTACCTACACACATAGAAGATAATACAAGTTCTTTAGTGAAAGGCTTGTCGTCACTATAAAGGCCAAAACGTTGCATAGGCTGTAATGGAGTGAGCAGAGCACGCTCCTGACCTGCTTTCTCCTTCTTTCCTTGGGTCAATCACGATGGCTAACTGCAGAAAGGAGCGCGCAGGTCGAGCATAATACGGGGAATAATAATGGCATTAATTCGGCCACCCATATTAATCCCCTGTGAAACTAAGCTTAGGCACTAGTGTTTGTCATGTGTGTGAATatagccattgatttcaatagttcgCAAATCCGTTCTCCAttctgtcaggattctgttgtttctGGTGGGATGTATGTCGCAGTGTACCACGCTATTCTAAAATAAAACAACTTATGAATCTCTTTAAAGTCCATGGAATCTTAGGATGTGTTATGCTTGTACTTTGATCTGTTAAACAAAATAACCAGAATCAGAAGCATTAAcacatatgtgaacagagccttataatgGTTAGCAGGTTTTAGCTGTGTAAGGACAGACTGGACTGTGTGGGTGACAGATTGTACATGGTGTGTAACGTTATACGCTAGGGGGTATGTATAGTCCGAGCTAGTTTTGTGTACTCTATGGATAGCAGTATTTGTGTCAGCCTTGTCTCCATCTGTGGTTGTTTTATGAAGACTAAAATTCTGTTCTTGATCGGAAATATATCTAAACCATATTAACATCAATATTATCATCCAATTTTGTTTCCTGCTAGGATGAAGAAACCCGGAAAGATTATGATTATATGTTGGATAACCCTGAGGAGTACTACCgccactactatcattactacagtAGGAGACTGGCACCAAAAGTGGATGTGAGGATAGTCATTCTCGTTACAGTGTGTGTCATCTCAGTCTTTCAGGTAATTACTGGCCAGATTACTACGACTATTACTATTACAATTTGTAGCGGTCGTTGGCTGTTAAGCTAGAACTTCTAAGAGGTATCCCAGGCATAAGTTCCCATACCTCTGCCCCTGATGTTTCACCGTGGGCACATTGCCTTaacttaaatggtcactaactttgcaACAAAACAATAGTACAAGTAAATACAAGAAACTttagtaatatatcttattagagaaaaaaatgccTTTCTTCACTTGTCCGGCACCCCCCGCCCCCCACTCCTAACTATTCACTCACTCAATCTACTGCTAAATCTTTCTTTTCAAGACCAGTTGGACTATTAttacacagctacactgcttattactgctgtgtaatgtcctccatgttgctgctgtttctatgtatgtgatagagataggagagcaataTTTACCTCttctgtgtgtgcagtgtatagaagaccgaGAGAGCCTGTCcgcagaggagaaaactgctaaaaaaaaatgccatatacaagccataatgtccagaaatagtgttattcctcatatacacacacatgacaacttgttctgaaaagttaggtgtgatttaaaggaacagtgtcatcacaaattatttttttatatgttaaagatgttagtgctttattaaaaacgtttatattcatttgtgtgtttgtgttttactttttcttatttttacactttttcttccctatgggggctgccattttttgttccatttctgtctgtcgattaacgacacatacagacatggaatacggcagccacagtcccatagggactgcgaacggctcccgtcccattgacttcagtgtacggcgtctgtgtgggaactgcgcatgcgccgctcccacacagtccaattcgaaattggcgccgtccggcgccattttcctgtggaccggaagtcgcggccggacagtaatattactacttccggacgcggcttccggatttgtgcacttggaccagcggcagcaaacggaccggacgggccggagggagccgcggcggcaggagcaggtaagagatttcaatgtatgttcgtgtttgtgtgtgtttactactgtatgtaaacctactacactgtgtgttagctcaaaaaatggcgacacacagcgtaggaggttacaccgttcaaacccctcgtttatcccggcactagccaggataaaggagggggggatgctgagaactcactagagcgagggcttttaacccattgttgcaattctgcaattttgggaatagctccatctagtgaccaaaaatgggtagtattataaattagaattaatttataatatttcctgactatttcctgactcgtgaaaaaaataaaaaaaatttgaacaatgtttaatcacccacacactaaatgtttaattttttttaaaaaaaacatgtttttctggcaacacattccctttaagaatacaTTTTTAGTTGTAGAACACAGAGAAATGTATATTTAAAGTCCTGCCAAGCATCCTTGCCCTATCGCTGCCCTTAGTCATAGGAGTTGTCACAATAAGTCTGGCACCTCCAACTCTCCTGACCAAGCAGGAGACCCCTCTTTATGGGGTCCATATGCCATAATAGTGAGCATGGCCAGGGGTTGTCttcttgggaaaaccccttaaagtggTTATTCTGCCATGAGAATGGTAGCTGAGGACATTCTTACCAAACCAAAATAATACTGGTTATTTGGCTGTGTTACTATCAGCTGGATTGGCACTGTGCTGACAGCTTAGAAGCTGGGCAGCTGTCAGAACAAAGTCACTCCCAATCTGACTGCAGTATTTTTCCTATTCTAAAAATATGTTTAGGTGGagaaactccttaaatggaagctCCAATTTGGTTTATAAACTGTAATTCCTTGGTTAGATCATAAGGATTCAAAGTGCCCAGCTGATATGCCTTACAGCTTTCCcaaaacaatatattttattattgtatTCACCACATGCATTCAGTTCGGGGAcgacaataatttaaaaaaaaattatatataatgtgAACATGGCTGGAAATAATTTGTTATGGTGAGGGTTatacccatctcagacatttgacATATCAACCTGCCCCGCAGTGCAAGGCGGCCGGTGACTGCAAATTCAAGGTAAAGGCTAAGTAGAGAGGTGGTCACGCGTGTCACAGTGCTtgctcggctttttccgtaactctcatagaacgTAATGGGGAGCCGCGCGCATGGGTGGCCACCTCTCCACATAGTCCCCGTATGGAATCTGCGGCCAGCAGGCAGGACGGAGATCTCGTGATAGGTGCGGATCCAATAAATGTCCTGCATCTCtcagtcatttatggcatatccaaaatTATAAAAATTAACTTGTTCTGATAAACAAATTCTCATTTCTGTTGTCACCTTTAGTCAAACCTTATGAGTTCCTGTATGCAATGTAGTATTTGTGCCTTttggttttaacttttttttgtttttatttctttttatatttattgcCATCCCAGGATGATATTTTACAGGGCTGTTCTGTtggcttgaaggggttgtccactatcggacaactgatcacctatccggtggacaggtcatcagtatatgatctgtgggggtctgacacccagacccgatcagctgttctggctacctgcgggcaccggatgtcattgcactgtGTGCAATGTACAgagtggaagcagttggctccgtacgttgcagagcggccgttctgcagaactgtagctctgctcctattcacttgaattggagcagagctgcaggatTGCAGCTCGGCTGcttttccgtggccggagccatctgcttcaggcatggacgtctggtgcccCGGAGGCAGTCGGAGCGGCTGATcgttgcggggtccgggtgtcggacccccacagatcatataccgatgacctatctggtggataggtcatcggttgtccggtagtggacaacccctttaagttcaagTTTCTGAAAATGTTTTCGAAGTTGAAAGTGAGGTCACTTACATTtgtagctgtagttttcatttaaaaaaaaatgataaaatattTCTTTTAGTTTTACAGCTGGAGGAGCAGCTACAACGAAGCCATTAAATACTTATCAACAGTGCCAAAATACCGAATTCAGGCCACGGAAATTGCAAAGCAGCAAGGTCTATTGAATCGTGGAAAGGAAAAGGGGAAGAACCGGAGatcgaaagaagaaattaaagaggaagatgaggagaTAATTAGGGACATAATCAAGAACAAAATAGACATTAAAGGAGGCTATCAAAAGCCCCAATTTTATGacattctttttttccaaataatcATGTTCCCCTATTATTTCATCCAGTATATGAGTTGGTATATCTGGTGGGTGTATACATTCAATATCAAAGGCGAGGAGTATGGTGAAACGGAAAAGCTCTACCTCATCCGTAAATACATGAAAATGTCAGAGTCTCAGTTTGACAGTTTAGAGGATGAACGGAAGAAAATGCTTCTTGAGGATCAGCTGTGGATCCGAGAGAATTATGAAGTAAGTAAAGTATGTAGTTCTTATTTTAtggaggtgttttgtttttttttatatctccaCTAATAATGGAAAACAACGGTGTATGCTGAATAATTCAATAGCCATTTAATGTAAGCACACTCTCAGGGTCCTCATGTTCACAtttcagcttttattttttttaattctaaagaCTAGTAATAAAATGTCTGTGTGTAGCCCTAAGCTGGTTTCACATGTCTAATATTGCTGCATTTTACTATCCATATTACAGATGTAACACtcaatacaccccccccccaaggTTTTACTGCACTGTACTTATGATCCTTTCAGTGACCcaagtttggttcagtagaacaGTAAGGGTCCAGGTCTTGGGGGCCATGTTCTGATCATCTGAAGCCTTAGCCTATAGATGTTAGAGTGAACCTGCTGGGAACTACATATCTTCCCAGcttccctgctttgtttggacagTTCCttcttgcagtttgaggaattctgCAATTGAAAGTATATTAGAGAATTGCAATTGATGCACTTGTACCTCTACGCCTATAAACAACGTTACCTTATATTGTTGTGTTTTTACAGATGTACAAAAAAGAGCAGGAGGAAGAAATGAAGCAAAAGATGGCTTCAGATCCACGATGGAAAAGATATAGAAGGTGGATGAAGAATGAGGGACCAGGAAGACTCACATTTGTAGATGACTGACAATGACGTCTTGCTTGCTCCTCGAGATAttttcataaaataaaacataggagtttttgtgttttctgcaCACAGCAGGGATCTAAAACTCTGATGCTAACATTTGAAACACATCTTGTCCCTTTTTATTTTTGGTACCATGGGGCAAGTACAGTTCAAATGTTCTCTCAGTATACACTCTGCTTTTCATTTTACTAGAATGTCTGGCGAAACATGTATTTTAATTATAGAATGGCTATCTTCATTTCAAGGGGAGGGTATTTGTGGAAAGCTCATACTGAGCATGCATCGGATGAGCTGCGGTGTGATTTCACCTGACATCATCTCGTTGGATCCCATGCACCATGGGACTTGCAGCGTGATGGGGGCCTGTGCTGTTGTCAATCATTGGCATGGAGGCAGGGTTAATAGCATGGAGAAATCAGCCATGATGACATTGAGCAGTTCATTTACATGGCAGGCAGGGAAATCTTACCTGTGTATTATTTGCATCGATGATTTCACAATATTCAAAAGCACTGGTATACAATTAAGGGCAACTACTGCTGAAAGGtacgggtgtttgatgggggtaaatgctgctagaaggttccctttaaagatgcGTCCTGCTTGATAATGTTACAATCCATCTAAGTATGGACGTGTAccttttctgtatagatggaggggtgGGCACTCAAAATAATTTCCTCTGACCTGCCTTTTTATTTAACAGTACATCTCTGACTGTTTCTCAGTCTTTTTGCAATCTCTTCTCCCTGTCTCCTATGCAGAAGTACCTTGACCAGGCCCAAGTTGTAGGGTGGCCTGGCGGAATCCTGCAATAGGAAGAGAACCTAGATTCTCATGCTGCTTGTATTGGTTGTTCAGTGTGTAATGCAGGCAGATGTCTCCCTGCTGCCCACTTGGCAGCCACTCGCCTGTGCCAAGCATTCCTTCTGCAGGGTGTGGCATTTTGCTATGCCCCGGGCTAGTAATTACTGTCAGAGATGACAGTCAACTATCAAGAACGAATAGTGCCTGGCTGAGCCACCAAAGAGTAACCAGAGGAAGAAAAACGAAGTACAGTATGACTGAATTTACTTTGGGGTCTCAGGACCTAGGGTCTGGGTGACGGGTGCCGAGGGCCAAAATTTGCTCAGCCCTATAGGACCAATAGTTAACATTTACATATTATTAGCAATATGACAAGAGCACATAGAAACAGGCACTGGTGTTCTACCATAACCCCTTTAggatgcagcctgttttggccttgtggcacagccaattttttaaatctgacatgtcactttatgtggtaataactccggaacgcttttacctatccaagcgattctgagattgtcttctcgtgacatattgtactttatgttagtgaaaaaatttggtcgataaattcaatatttatttgtgaaaaacttcaaattttagcaaaaatttgcaaaaattacaatttttctacatttaaatgtgtttgcttgtaaaacagatagtaataccacaaaaaatagtcactagttaactatatgtctactttatgtatgcagcattttttttcacgtacttttatttttctaggacgttacaaggcttagaactttagcagcaatttctcatattttcaagaaaatgtcaataggtcattttttcagggaccagttcagttctgaagtggttttgagagccttatatattagaatcccccaataaatcaccccattttgaaaactgcacccctcaaagtattcaaaaccacattcagaaagtattttaacccattaggcatttcacaggaattaaggcaacgtagaggtgaaatttacaaatttcattttttttgccgcaattcatttgtaataaaaaaaaaatctaacacagaaggttttaccagagaaacgcaactcaatatttattgcccagattctgcagatttttagaaataccccacatgtggccctagtgtcctaatggactgaagcaccggcctccgaagcaaaggagcagctagtggattttggggcctcctttttttaggaatatattttaggcaccatgtcaggtttgaggaggtcttgtggtacctaaacgtcgaaaccccccaaaagtgaccccattttggaaactacacccctcaaggcatttttctaggggtatagttaacattttgaccccacagttttttttgcagaatttagtggaattagtctgtgaagatgaaaatcacctatttttctgtggaaacagaattttttcatttttacaaggaataaaggagaaaaagcaccccaaaatttgtaaagcaatttcccgattacggcaataccccatatgtggtcgtaaacttatgtttggacccacagcagggctcagaagggagggagcgccttttggattttggagcgcagattttgctggattggtttttagtgccatgttgggtttgcaacgccccggagggaccaaaacagtggaaaccccccaaaagtgaccccattttggaaactacacccctcaaggaatttttctaggggtatagtgagcattttgaccccacaggatcttttttagagctaaggtgaccaaaaaacaacgattttggcactttcaattctttatttcttacggcgttcaccgtgcgcaataaattacgttttactttattctgccggtcggtatgattacggcgataccatatgtgtatagtttttttaaaagttttgcagcgtttgcacaataaaattacgtttctataaaataatttattttctgggacacgctattctgagccgtaagtttttaattttttcgtcaaaaaagctgtgggaggtcttgtttttttgcgggacgggttgtagattttattggtacgattttggggtaaatgctttttgatcactttttattctatatcttgggaggtatggtgaccaagaaatagcgatgctgacatagttttccatttattttgtttgcgccgttcaccgtgcggaaaaattaacattatagtgtcacagtttgggtcgttacgaacacggtgataccaaatatgtgtactttttttaacgttttcattttttccctataataaatgacttactataggaaaaaaacaacttatttttacacttttataaaacatttttattaacttttcttttactttttacactttatttttttgatcgctgctagaatacattacactacctaggtagtgtaacgtattccaactgtcagtgtgacgtcagtcactctgacagaggctgatcctcataggatgacatacatggcagacctgggggccgttgtctggcccccgggtgccatcagaagctcccacgattgcatggggctgctgatgcgctacaaacctgctacatgcggagatcgcaatcgagccctgcatgtaacgggttaattgccgaaatcagcggcgatgagccgctgatcggcaacactggagtgtcagctgttggggacagctgatctccaagttcccgatgcacactggcgccgacagtgtgccatcgggaacgacacagtgacttcctgtcactgacaggaagcctatcaggaccagccgaaggttggtcctgatggtcttccgtccatggcagacacggaagccattgtttggcttccgtttgccatagtaactatcggcaaaccccgcgatttcggaccggggtctgccgatatgttagaaacccccaaaattcggcgattgcacttgatcgccgaatttaaggggttaattcgccgaaaccagcggcaaaggaccgctggtcggcaagagtgaagtgt
Proteins encoded in this window:
- the DNAJC25 gene encoding dnaJ homolog subfamily C member 25 — protein: MAVPGKAEGEAAACGVPLLLPGSSMSLRFVFLFLSLACLAGHSEALTEGLYCGQQVCYDVLGVSREAEKPDIARAYRQLARKYHPDRYRTSEDKETAHKHFLLVATAYETLKDEETRKDYDYMLDNPEEYYRHYYHYYSRRLAPKVDVRIVILVTVCVISVFQFYSWRSSYNEAIKYLSTVPKYRIQATEIAKQQGLLNRGKEKGKNRRSKEEIKEEDEEIIRDIIKNKIDIKGGYQKPQFYDILFFQIIMFPYYFIQYMSWYIWWVYTFNIKGEEYGETEKLYLIRKYMKMSESQFDSLEDERKKMLLEDQLWIRENYEMYKKEQEEEMKQKMASDPRWKRYRRWMKNEGPGRLTFVDD